TATTTCATTAGAGACCGCCAGTAGAGATACTACTTAGTTAATTAGTTAGTCTAAATATTTAGGTTTTTTTAGATAACTATTCAAAAGTTTACAAATTAAGTGTATAATTTAGAAGAAAAAGTTAATGGAGGTGTATATTATGGCAAAGAGATTATTACGTTCTGAAGTTCCAGTAGAAATGACTTGGGATTTAACTGATTTATTTAAAACACGTGAAGAGTGGCAAAAGGGTTTAAAAGATTTAGAAGGCGATATTGGCAATATTACAGCTTTTAAAGGTCGCTCTTGTGAGAGTGGTAAAACACTATTAGAGTGTGTATTACAAATTGAAAAAGCCTACATAAAAATTATTCAATTAGGTACATATGCTAGCCTTAAACAAGCTGGCGACGGTACAGACCCCGTAAACCAAGAAGATAGCATGGTATTTGATGCAATAAATACTAAGGTTCAGGCTGCTGCGTCTTTTTTAGATTCTGAAATAGTTGCTTTAAGTGATAAACAATTTAATAATTTACTACAAGAAGAGGGTCTTGAGGTATTTAAAATTTACTTAAAAGACATTCATGATAAAAAACAATATATGTTAACACCAGAGACTGAACAGGTATTGGCTTCTTTAGGAGAGTTAACTGAATCTCCATATCGCATTTACTCTATTAGCAAAGCCGCTGATATGAAATTTGATTCATTTGTGAATGAAAAAGGTGAAGAGCTACCAAACTCTTTTGCTTTATTTGAGAGTAAATATGAGCAATCAGAGAGTAAAGTTGTGAGAGAAAATGCCTATGCCTCATTTGTAAAAACTCTTAAACAGTATGTAAATACTTATGCTGCGGTATACTCTACCGAGGTTAAAAAGCAGGTAGCAGAGGCTAAATTAAGGGGCCATAAATCTACCGAAGAGATGTTATTAGTAGATCAAAAAGTTAGCTTAGAGATGTATGAAAATCAGCTAAATATAATTTACAAAGAATTAGCTCCTCATATGCAGCGTTATGCAAAGCTAAAGCAAAAGCTATTAGGTTTAGACAAAATTTGTTTCCACGATTTAAAAGCACCTATAAATGCTGGTGTAGATATGCCTGCTACTTTTGAAAGCGTTAAACAAACTATTTTAGAGGGCTTAGAGGTAATGGGAGAAGAGTATCAAAGTATGTTAAAAACAGCCTTTGATAGCCGTTGGATTGACTATAGTGATAACGTAGGTAAATCCACAGGTGCTTTCTGCTCATCTCCATATGGTGTACATCCCTATGTTTTAGCTACCTTTACTAACAATATGCGCTCAGCTTTTTTATTAGCCCATGAGTTAGGTCATGCAGGTCATTTCTATTATGCTAATAATGAACAGCGTGTCTTTAATACCCGACCATCTATGTACTTTGTAGAGGCTCCTTCTACTATGAATGAGTTATTGGTTGGCCAACACTTAATAAAAAAATATGATACACCTGAAATGAAGCGTTGGGTAATATTACAGCTATTAGGAACATATTATCATAACTTTGTTACCCATTTATTAGAGGGCGAGTTCCAGCGTAGAGTTTACAGGGCTGCTGAAAAGGGTGTTTCCTTAACAGCAAAAATGCTGTGTGAAACTAAGCTAGCAGTTATTAAAGGATTCTGGGGTGATAGCGTAGATATTGACGATGCAGCAGGTATGACTTGGATGCGTCAACCACACTATTACATGGGTTTATATCCTTATTCATACTCAGCTGGTTTAACAGCCTCTACAGCTATAGCTCAGCAAATAAGTGAAGAGGGACAGCCTGCAGTAGATAGATGGACTAAGGTACTAAAAGCCGGTGGAACTTTAACTCCTCATGGTTTATTAAAGCTTGCTGGATTAGACATGACCACACCTGAGCCCATTAGAAAAGCTGTTAATTATGTTGGCGGATTAATCACTGAACTAGAAGAATTATTTTAAGTGATAAAACTGTCGCATTATATTTTACCACAAAGGAATTGAAGGACACGAAGAGTATAGGTTAGATTTAATTATTGTTATTAAATGATACTTCCTGTATTTAACTAATGCTTTTAGGGACTTTGTTGCTTAGTTATGTTTAACTAACAGCAAAGTTTCTTTCATTTATTTGTAAGGTTCTTTATTTTCTTCGAAAAAAATATCTTCGTGTTCTTGGTGTTCTTCGTGGTTTATCAAAAAAACTATTGTTATACCTGTTAGTTTGATGTTTAAACCTTAAAGCTTTGTATTGCAGTTTTAAAAATGTTACTTTACTCTTATATCTTACTGATTTTGTATTACCACAAAGGACTCGAAGGACACAAAGAGTTATAGGTTGGCTTTAATTATTGGTTTATAAATGATACTATCAGTTAATGCTTTAATATTACTAAGTTTGTTATAAAGTTTTGCTTAATAAAAACAACCCTATCTCTTACATTTCTTTTAATCTTTAAATTAATATATGTAGTATACTATCATTGTAGTGAACGATCTCTGTGTCGTTCAACTGTTTGTAAGAAGGTGTTTTAAATTAAAAAAACTATTTTTGTAATGTTTCTTATAATTGCTGTTGGTAGCTCAGTTTATTTTATATATGAAAGCAATAAATATAACTACATACATACTTTTAATAACAGCCTTGCTTTTAATACAAAGTTATTAGTTGACCCACAGTCAGAGCAAATTAAAAAAATTATAGAAAAAAACTATAGCTTTAAGGGTGGTTGGGGGTGTTCTGTTTTTGAGAGCCATAATAAACTTACCACTATAAAATTTGCGGGATTTCCAGATGTTTTAGATAAATATATTTTAAGATATATCAAAACTAGTGATAAAGAGCTCAAAATTTATGGCTATGGGGTAGGAGATCATAAGGAAAAAATAGTACAAACCCTGCAAAACAAAGCATTTAAGATTGTTTTAGATACTAAAGATAAAAACAAAATACATTTAGCCTATAAAAAGATTAATATAGAATTGATATGTGAAAATAATTATGTTGCTTGTATTTGTATTCATTTAACCTATAGCAATAAACAAAACGTAGTGTTTTAACATCTTACTATTTAAACTAGACTAATTAAAAATTCTACCACTAAAACAATATAAAAAAACTGTTCATAAAAATGAACAGTTATCTATTATAAATCTAATATATTTTCTTGATAGTCCTTTATTTGGTCCACAATAGTTATTGCCTTTGTACCAGGATCCCACAGGTCTAGCACAAATGGTCTTATTTTTTTGCCATCCTTTTTAACAACCTTAACAACTGGTCGTGTAGCTCTACCGGGGTGGTTTTCAACTACTATTCCAACTAAGTCATTAGATAAGCTAACAATAGTTCCTACTGGGTATGGGGCAACACGTTCTGTGAAAATTTTAACTATTTCGGTGTCGAACATTGTTCCTCCTCCACCCATTATGTATTCCATTGCCTCAAACGGCGAAAAACCCTTTCTGTAGGCTCTGTCTGAGATAAGTGCATCATATACATCTGCCACTGCAATTATCCTGCCAAAAAGCGAAATTCGCTTACCACTTAGTTGGTAAGGATAACCTCTGCCGTCCCAACGTTCGTGGTGTTGTAATACCCCTTGATAACACTTGTGATGTACCTCAAACTCATCCTTTAAGTAGTTATAACCATTAGCTGAATGATTCTTAAGAATCTGCCACTCTTCTGGGGTTAGTTTACCACTCTTGTTTAGAATATGTTTTGGTACAAAAACTTTACCTATATCATGTAAAATTGCGGCAGTGCCTAAATTATGTAAGGTAGTACGGGGTAGCTTTAAGGCTATACCAACTACAATAGATAAAACGGCCACATTAACCGAATGATAAAAAGTGTAATCATCAAATACCTTTAGGTCAATCATGTTAATAATCATATCTTTGTTTTTAGAGATATCATCAATTACGCTATCTACTATATCCGAAATGTTTATTAAGCTTCTTCTTTTCTCCATTTTAGAGGTATTAGGTTTGGCAGCAAAGATAAAGGTATTTTTAATGTTTTGTACAGCATTATTTTTTAAACTATCATTAATAACACTAACGACCTCTATATTATCCGAGATATTATCATGTACATATACCCCATTTAATCCTAGTTCAATTAACTTTCGTTTATAATGCTGATTAAGCACTACCCCAGCATTTAAAAGCATCTCACCATGAGTACCATAAATAGATTTCATTAATATTGAGTTATCTTTAATGCTTTGAACGGGTACAAATCTCATATTCCAAAGTCCTCTCGATTTATGTAAAACTATTATGCTCTATGTTATTTTTATAGTATTTCATAAAAAAACACTAAATTTCTTTTAGTAATTTAGAATCTTTAGAACAAGTTTATTTCATATATTATTTCATACTTGAATTATATGATATGACAAGCATGCACTTCAATATTAAAATGAATTTTTAGTACTTTTTTTATAAAAAAAAGCATAAATATTGTTTAATAAATCCAAAATTTAATGTAATGTAAAATATATATACGTAAATGTTTAAATAATGTTTAATTTGCAGAAATATAAAGTTATTTTAATTATGATTTATTTTTTACTTTAACAATTAAATTAATAAGCATTTTTTCAAATATAATATTATCGCTAGATTTTCGTTTGGCTTTTTTAGCTTTAGGTCGTTTGTTTTGGCTTTTAAGCATTTGGGTAATATACCTAGAGTTCAAACAACTAGCTAGATTATTATCATTAATCTCTTTACCATAAGCAGTTATAAAGTAGGCATTACGGGCTATAACCATTGCTGCTAAACCATAGTCCTGAGATACAACAATGTCGTTCTTTTTAAGGTGATTTACAATATAATAATCTGCACTATCTTTGCTAAAATCTACACTTATTATTTCTGCATAGTTGTCTTTTATTACATGAAAATGATTTTTCACAATAACTACTGGTATTGAATATTGTTTGGCAATTTTAATAGTGTTTTTAATAACAGGGCAGGCATCACCATCTATAAATATTCTCATTTAATCACCTTTACATTAATTACTGCTAAGAGTATTCTAACATAATATAGTGTTTACCTTAAGAAAATAGATAAACATTAATATTAACTGAGTAGTTACGGTATTAGTAATAAATGATTTTTATAGTTTATGATTAGTTGCTTTTAAGTAGTAAATGATTAATAAAGTTATTGTTTATGATAAATTTTATAAAAATACTTGCTAAAACATCAATATATCATTAAAATTGAGTACAGTGTTGGAGGTAGTGTGCATGTACAAATTAAATGTAAAAAGAGTAACTGAGCTTGTATCAGCTAATTGGTCGGGTGGAACAACTACTGAATTAGCAATTTATCCAGAAAACTCTGTATACAGTAAGAGAGATTTTTGGTGGAGAATTAGTTCTGCTACTGTAGACGTTGAACAATCAGATTTTACTATTTTACCAAATATAAATCGAATAATATTGTCTCTTAATAATACGTTAACTTTACAACATGAGAGCAATAACCCCATTCATTTACAACCCTTTAAACCATATAGCTTTAAGGGATCAATCAATACTAAATCATTTAGTAAAGTAAAAGACTTTAACTTAATGTATACCGATAACTGTGAAGGCAAAGTTGAAGTTTTAGAAGTTAAAGATACTAAACTTACTGACTTAAAACTAAAATACTTAAGTGGATTTAATAATACATCTGTAGTATTATACTGTGCAGTAGGCAAGGTAGAAATAAACTTTATAGGTAGCGAACCATTAACACTACATGAAGGTGATGTAATGATGGTAAATCTTAATGAAGAGACAGACAGTGTAAACATGATAATACGCAATTTCATGCTTAAAAACTCAGTATTAGTTAAAGCAGAAGTTCGGTATTAAACAGCGTAGTGGAGACGAGTAATGTATTCGTCTTTTTTGTTTCACAAAAAAGGGTGCAATATTAGTAAAGAGAAAAAAGTCACCGCCTAGTATAAAAAAAATACACTTGATTAAAATCTAAAACTTAAATTTTAACTGTAGTGAACGACCTCTGTGTCGTTCAATTTTTTATTAAATTGTACTATCATTTATAAAGCTATAACTAAAGCTAAACCACAAACCCCTTTGTATCCTTCGAGTCCTTTGTGGTCATACAAAACCAGTAAGGCATAAAATTAAAGTAGCATTTTTAAAAACTGCAAATCATAATTTTAAGCTTTAAAAATCCAACTAACAGGTATAACCTAACTTTTCTTAATCGACCACTGATTTAAAATAATAGTATCCTTTCATTAGAGTAACTAAAAAGAGGACAAACACACCTTACCACGAAATTATATGTAAGTATTAAACCTATCTTATAAGGAGAGCAAAATGAAAAGATCTTTAATTAATAGTGAATTAAAATGGGCAAAAGGGCTTTTAAAAAGCAATAATATTAGTCTTCCGGCCTTTGCTTATTGGTCGTTGAGTGAGTGGCAAAACAATAACTCTAAGCTAAATACTATAAAAGAACTTATGTTAGGCTGGGATATTACAGACTATGGCAGAGATAGCTTTAATGAGCTAGGTGCAGTGCTTTTTACCTTACGAAATGGCTCTTTAACTAATCAAAAAATAGGTACACCTTATGCTGAAAAACTAATTTTATTAAAAGATGGCCAGCGTTTGCCTTTGCATTATCATGCTAGTAAAACCGAAGATATTATTAATAGAGCTGGTGGAGTACTAGCTATTAAGCTCTATAATAGCTTAAAAGATGGTAGTGTAGATTATAATAACCCTGTTGAAGTAGATTTAGATGGTTTAAAACACATCTATCAAGCCGGAGAAGAGGTTCATATAACAAATGGACATAGCATAACCCTAAGACCATTTATGTATCATCTTTTTGGGGCTAAAGAGGGCTGTGGAGATTTAATTTGTGGTGAGGTATCATCAATTAATGATGACAATATAGATAACTACAATGCTGAAGAGGTCAGCAGGTTTGCCCAAGTAATAGAAGATGAAGCCATTTTACACCCCCTATGTAATGAATACAAACGAGTGTTAGGAGAGTAAGCTATGTATAATATTGTTGCCTTAGGGGAGTTATTAATAGACTTCACCCCTATAAAAACAGCAGATGGCATCTTATATAAACAAAACGCTGGCGGTGCTCCCTGCAATATGTTAACTATGGCAAGTAATTTAGGATCTAAAACAGCCTTTATTGGTAAGGTTGGCAGCGATGAATTTGGGGTGTTTTTGGCAGATGTTTTACAAAAACATGGTGTTGATTTAAGTGGCTTAGTTATAGATAATAAATATAATACAACCCTAGCCTTTGTTCATCTTAATGAGCAAAATGACCGTAGCTTTAGCTTTTATCGTAAAGGCTGTGCTGATATTATGTTAAGTAAAAATGACATAAACTATAGCCTAATAAATAAGGCCCAAGCAGTTCATTTTGGTTCACTTTCATTTACCAACGAACCAAGTAAGTTTGCTGTAGAAGAAGCAATTAATTATGCCAAATTACAGGGTAAGTTAATAACCTATGACCCTAATTACCGCCCTGCTTTGTGGCAGAGTGTAGCTTGTGCCATAAAGGGCATGAAAAAAGGACTAAAGTATGCAGATATTTTAAAGGTCTCACAAGAAGAAGCTCAATTATTAACGAATGAAAAAGATATAAAAACTGCTGCTATCAAGCTAAGTGATTATGGTATAAAGCTCATTTGTATTACCTTAGCTGAGCAGGGCTCTTTTTATTACCATAAAAATGGTAATGCAGTAGTAGCAGGGTTTAAGGCTACCGTTAAAGATAGCACTGGTGCAGGAGATGCCTTTTTTGGAGCAGTAGTTCACCAAATATTAGAACAAAAAGTTAATCTTAATAATATTAATAATGAAGCCTTAACAAAAATCTTTAAATACGCTAATGCAGCTGCCTCACTTTGCATAGAGAGCTTAGGTGGAATAGCTTCATTGCCAACAATAGAAGAGGTTGAAGAAAGAGTATATAAATAAAATGTACAGTTGTAATAAAACTAACTCTGCTACATCAGAGGCTTCCATGCCACAACGGAGACTTGTTTTTTTTGTTGTAAATATAATGTATTTATAGAAGTTGATATGTAATATGTCCTTAATGGAGATATAATTGCAAATGAATCTGTGTTCCAAAACTAAATAAAACGTAACGAAAGACCTAAAAAGAAATACTGATACTTTAACTAGTTAACAATCAAAGGGTTGGCATGGAAACCAACCCCTAAAAAAGAATTCACTTGGAGGTTAAAATTGAAAATAACCAGCCACTTTACTCAATCTTACACTTCGCCTCCTTAGGCATATCTATTAGCTGTACTTCACGCCAATAGGTTACGCCTCTTAGCTTTAAAAAAGCTTTGTTTTAGAAATAGTTTTGAATACAGTAGGGCAGTAAATGTAGTTATTGTATGATAGACTAGGAGAACCTTCAAATATACCAGTTAAGAGATAATCATAAATATAATAGCAATAATATTTGGGAGTATTATTTGGATGAAAACTTATAAAACACATGAAATAGCTAAAATTATAGGTGTACATCCTAACACAGTGAGGTTGTACGAGCGCATTGCCTTTATTGAAAAGCCACAAAGGCTTAAAAATGGCTATCGGGTGTTTACCCAAATTCACCTTGAGCAAATGAGAATTGCTCGTTTGGCTTTAAAAGGTGAGCTTTTGCAAAATGGGCTTAGAAAAAAAGCTATTAATATTATTAAGTTAACAGCTAAGAGAGATTTTGATAAAGCTATATCACAAACAAAACAATATATAGATAAGCTACAAAATGAGGCAAGTGAGGCAAGGCAAGCAATAGTGATTGTAGAGAAAATTATGCAGGGCTTTAATAGTTATGATAAAACTATTGTTTTTACAAGAAAGCAGGTTGCTAATTTACTAGATATAACAGTAGATACCTTACGGAATTGGGAGCTTAATGGCTTAATTACTGTTAAAAGAGCAAGAAATGGATATAGAATTTACGACAATTATGATATTGCTAGGCTTAAAATTATACGCACATTAAGATGTGCCAATTATTCGTTAAGTGCTATTAATCGACTGCTAAACAGTATAGCTACGCAAGTAGATGTTAATATAGGTCAAGTTCTTAATACTCCAAACTGCAATGAAGACATTATTTCAGTTTGTGACAAATTGTTAGTTTCATTAAAAAATACAATAATCGATGCCAAAACAATTTTAATACTACTAAAAAAACTAAAGAAAAATACTCAACCCTCCACTATAACACCAAGCTTTTAAATGGTGTTATAATTTTTTTAAAGGAGGGTTTTGCATATGAAAAACGTTATTACGGTAAATAATTTAGTGAAGTCTTATGGTGATTTAACTGCTGTTAAAGATGTTTCAATAAAAGTTAATAGGGGTGAGGTATTTGCACTTTTAGGTGCTAATGGAGCAGGCAAAAGTACTACCATTGAATGTATCTTAGGTACAAAAAAGTTTGATAGTGGTTTTGTTAGCATACTAAACATGGATCCCTTAAAAGATAGGAAAAAACTCTATGAGCGAGTAGCTGTTCAATTTCAAGAAAACTGTTACCAAGATAAAATTACAGTTTCTGAGCTATGTGAGGTAACTGCCTCTCTTTATAAAAATACAACAGATTATCAATGCTTATTACAGCAATTTGCCCTGGTAGATAAGAAAAACAGCTTGGTAAGTGAATTATCGGGAGGTCAAAAACAACGCTTGTTTATTATCCTTGCCCTCATACCCAACCCTGAAATTGTGTTTTTAGATGAGCTAACTACCGGGCTTGATACAAGAGCAAGAAGAGATATTTGGAATAGTTTATTAAAATTAAAAGAAAAAGGACTAACTATCTTTCTTACATCTCATTATATGGATGAGGTAGAGGTATTATGTGACCATATCTCTATTTTAAAAAAAGGTGAATTAATATTTACGGGATCAGTAAAACAAGCAATAGAAAATAGTCCATATCAAAAATTAGAAGACGCTTACCTTTGGTATACAGAGGAGGAGACAGAATATGAAAACGTTTAGTACTATGCTTAAAAGCGAGTTAAAGATATCTCTACGTGGAATGGATATGGTTATTTTTGCACTCTGTGTTCCTGTAGTGGTAATGGTTATTCTTGGAGTTATCTATGGTAATAAGCCAGCTTTTGAGGGAGCAGAGTATACATTTTTGCAGCAGTCATTCGGTGCAGTTGTTACCATTGCCATTTGTGCTGGAGGTGTTATGGGTTTACCATTAGTTGTTTCGGATTATCGTAACAAGAAAATTCTCAAACGATTTAAGGTCACACCCACCAGCCCAGCAATGATTTTAATAGTCCAAGTTGTAATTTACACAATCTACTCCTTATTATCACTAATAATGGTTTATTTCACTGCTAAAATTATGTATGGATATCAACTAAGCGGGTCATGGCTTCAGTTTTTAGGTGGTTACTTTTTGGTGATGCTGTGTATGTTTAGCATTGGTATGATGGTGGGTGGCATTGCTGCCAATAGCAAAATAGCAAGTGTTGTAGCTAGTGTGTTATATTTTCCAATGTTAATATTTACGGGCGCTACACTTCCCTATGAAGCAATGCCCAGTAATATGCAAAAAGTAGCCGACATATTGCCCCTCACACAGGGTATTAAAATATTAAAAGCTACATCATTAGGTTTACCCATGCATAATGTTTTACTGCCAATTGTAATAATGACAGCTATTGCATTTATTTGTATTACAATTTCGGTGAAATTTTTTAGATGGCAGTAACGGTTCAAGGTTTATTCTATTTAACAATCATACTATATAGTAATACATAAATTATTCATAAATAATACTCCTATAATAAATACTATACGGGGAATAACTATATTTATGGGGTGATTGCTAATGTTTAATTTAAAAAAATTCTTTGGATTAAAACCTAAAAGTAAACAAATCAACAATTACGTGGTTGAAGAACAAAACAAACAAGAAATATACCTAGCAGGTGGCTGTTTTTGGGGTGTTGAGGCTTATTTTAGCAGAGTAAAGGGGGTTTATGAAACCACAGTTGGCTATGCCAATGGCACAACCGAAAACCCTACTTATGAAGAAATAGCCCGTACAGGTCATGTAGAAACAGTGCATGTTAAATACGATAAAAGCATAGTAAGCTTAGCTGTATTATTACATCATTTTTTTAATATAATTGATCCAACCCTTAAAAATAAGCAGGGTAATGATGTAGGAACCCAGTATCAGGTAGGTATATTCTATAACAGTGAAGTTCATTTACCTGTTATTAAAGAAGCCCTTAAACGAGAGCAAAAAAAATATACTAAGCCTCTAGTAGTTGATATTAAACCACTGCAAAACTACTATTTGGCTGAAGAATATCATCAAAAGTATTTAGAGAAAAACCCTAAAGGCTATTGCCATATAGATATATCTTCAGTAGCAAATATCAGTGATAAAGACAGTAACAATAAATATAATAAGCCAAGTGACGATAAACTTAGAGAAAAACTTACAGACATTCAATACAAAGTAACCCAGCAAAATGCTACCGAAAGACCCTATGATAATGAGTATAATAATTTTAGTAAAAAGGGCATTTATGTAGATATAGTAACTGGTGAACCACTCTTTTTATCTAAAGATAAATTTAATTCAGGTTGTGGCTGGCCTAGCTTTACAAGAGCAATAAAAGATTCAGTAACAGAAAAAAAAGACAAAAGCCATGGTATGAATAGAACAGAAATAAGAAGTAAGTTTGGTGATAGCCATTTAGGACATGTTTTTAATGACGGACCACAATCTAAAGGTGGTATGAGGTACTGTATAAACAGTGCATCACTACGCTTTGTGCCACTAGAAAAAATGGTAGAGCAAGGTTATGAAGATTTTGTTTCATTATTAAAAAACACTTAAAAGTTTATTATTTGTAGGGGTCAGTTTGCATACTGACCCTTAATTATAGACATAAGTGTGTTACATTTAGTTACTTAGCCATTAGCTCTTTTTTACGATCTTTAGCTAATTTTTCTAAGGCATATCTAAAGGCAGTTCTTGGCATAGTTGTTTTATGCTTTTTTAAGTATTTATAAACCTTTTC
This Clostridium sp. 'deep sea' DNA region includes the following protein-coding sequences:
- the pepF gene encoding oligoendopeptidase F, which encodes MAKRLLRSEVPVEMTWDLTDLFKTREEWQKGLKDLEGDIGNITAFKGRSCESGKTLLECVLQIEKAYIKIIQLGTYASLKQAGDGTDPVNQEDSMVFDAINTKVQAAASFLDSEIVALSDKQFNNLLQEEGLEVFKIYLKDIHDKKQYMLTPETEQVLASLGELTESPYRIYSISKAADMKFDSFVNEKGEELPNSFALFESKYEQSESKVVRENAYASFVKTLKQYVNTYAAVYSTEVKKQVAEAKLRGHKSTEEMLLVDQKVSLEMYENQLNIIYKELAPHMQRYAKLKQKLLGLDKICFHDLKAPINAGVDMPATFESVKQTILEGLEVMGEEYQSMLKTAFDSRWIDYSDNVGKSTGAFCSSPYGVHPYVLATFTNNMRSAFLLAHELGHAGHFYYANNEQRVFNTRPSMYFVEAPSTMNELLVGQHLIKKYDTPEMKRWVILQLLGTYYHNFVTHLLEGEFQRRVYRAAEKGVSLTAKMLCETKLAVIKGFWGDSVDIDDAAGMTWMRQPHYYMGLYPYSYSAGLTASTAIAQQISEEGQPAVDRWTKVLKAGGTLTPHGLLKLAGLDMTTPEPIRKAVNYVGGLITELEELF
- a CDS encoding HD-GYP domain-containing protein; protein product: MRFVPVQSIKDNSILMKSIYGTHGEMLLNAGVVLNQHYKRKLIELGLNGVYVHDNISDNIEVVSVINDSLKNNAVQNIKNTFIFAAKPNTSKMEKRRSLINISDIVDSVIDDISKNKDMIINMIDLKVFDDYTFYHSVNVAVLSIVVGIALKLPRTTLHNLGTAAILHDIGKVFVPKHILNKSGKLTPEEWQILKNHSANGYNYLKDEFEVHHKCYQGVLQHHERWDGRGYPYQLSGKRISLFGRIIAVADVYDALISDRAYRKGFSPFEAMEYIMGGGGTMFDTEIVKIFTERVAPYPVGTIVSLSNDLVGIVVENHPGRATRPVVKVVKKDGKKIRPFVLDLWDPGTKAITIVDQIKDYQENILDL
- a CDS encoding DUF188 domain-containing protein; this encodes MRIFIDGDACPVIKNTIKIAKQYSIPVVIVKNHFHVIKDNYAEIISVDFSKDSADYYIVNHLKKNDIVVSQDYGLAAMVIARNAYFITAYGKEINDNNLASCLNSRYITQMLKSQNKRPKAKKAKRKSSDNIIFEKMLINLIVKVKNKS
- a CDS encoding HutD family protein; translation: MYKLNVKRVTELVSANWSGGTTTELAIYPENSVYSKRDFWWRISSATVDVEQSDFTILPNINRIILSLNNTLTLQHESNNPIHLQPFKPYSFKGSINTKSFSKVKDFNLMYTDNCEGKVEVLEVKDTKLTDLKLKYLSGFNNTSVVLYCAVGKVEINFIGSEPLTLHEGDVMMVNLNEETDSVNMIIRNFMLKNSVLVKAEVRY
- a CDS encoding D-lyxose/D-mannose family sugar isomerase; its protein translation is MKRSLINSELKWAKGLLKSNNISLPAFAYWSLSEWQNNNSKLNTIKELMLGWDITDYGRDSFNELGAVLFTLRNGSLTNQKIGTPYAEKLILLKDGQRLPLHYHASKTEDIINRAGGVLAIKLYNSLKDGSVDYNNPVEVDLDGLKHIYQAGEEVHITNGHSITLRPFMYHLFGAKEGCGDLICGEVSSINDDNIDNYNAEEVSRFAQVIEDEAILHPLCNEYKRVLGE
- a CDS encoding carbohydrate kinase, coding for MYNIVALGELLIDFTPIKTADGILYKQNAGGAPCNMLTMASNLGSKTAFIGKVGSDEFGVFLADVLQKHGVDLSGLVIDNKYNTTLAFVHLNEQNDRSFSFYRKGCADIMLSKNDINYSLINKAQAVHFGSLSFTNEPSKFAVEEAINYAKLQGKLITYDPNYRPALWQSVACAIKGMKKGLKYADILKVSQEEAQLLTNEKDIKTAAIKLSDYGIKLICITLAEQGSFYYHKNGNAVVAGFKATVKDSTGAGDAFFGAVVHQILEQKVNLNNINNEALTKIFKYANAAASLCIESLGGIASLPTIEEVEERVYK
- a CDS encoding MerR family transcriptional regulator, with amino-acid sequence MKTYKTHEIAKIIGVHPNTVRLYERIAFIEKPQRLKNGYRVFTQIHLEQMRIARLALKGELLQNGLRKKAINIIKLTAKRDFDKAISQTKQYIDKLQNEASEARQAIVIVEKIMQGFNSYDKTIVFTRKQVANLLDITVDTLRNWELNGLITVKRARNGYRIYDNYDIARLKIIRTLRCANYSLSAINRLLNSIATQVDVNIGQVLNTPNCNEDIISVCDKLLVSLKNTIIDAKTILILLKKLKKNTQPSTITPSF
- a CDS encoding ABC transporter ATP-binding protein yields the protein MKNVITVNNLVKSYGDLTAVKDVSIKVNRGEVFALLGANGAGKSTTIECILGTKKFDSGFVSILNMDPLKDRKKLYERVAVQFQENCYQDKITVSELCEVTASLYKNTTDYQCLLQQFALVDKKNSLVSELSGGQKQRLFIILALIPNPEIVFLDELTTGLDTRARRDIWNSLLKLKEKGLTIFLTSHYMDEVEVLCDHISILKKGELIFTGSVKQAIENSPYQKLEDAYLWYTEEETEYENV
- a CDS encoding ABC transporter permease → MKTFSTMLKSELKISLRGMDMVIFALCVPVVVMVILGVIYGNKPAFEGAEYTFLQQSFGAVVTIAICAGGVMGLPLVVSDYRNKKILKRFKVTPTSPAMILIVQVVIYTIYSLLSLIMVYFTAKIMYGYQLSGSWLQFLGGYFLVMLCMFSIGMMVGGIAANSKIASVVASVLYFPMLIFTGATLPYEAMPSNMQKVADILPLTQGIKILKATSLGLPMHNVLLPIVIMTAIAFICITISVKFFRWQ
- the msrB gene encoding peptide-methionine (R)-S-oxide reductase MsrB, yielding MFNLKKFFGLKPKSKQINNYVVEEQNKQEIYLAGGCFWGVEAYFSRVKGVYETTVGYANGTTENPTYEEIARTGHVETVHVKYDKSIVSLAVLLHHFFNIIDPTLKNKQGNDVGTQYQVGIFYNSEVHLPVIKEALKREQKKYTKPLVVDIKPLQNYYLAEEYHQKYLEKNPKGYCHIDISSVANISDKDSNNKYNKPSDDKLREKLTDIQYKVTQQNATERPYDNEYNNFSKKGIYVDIVTGEPLFLSKDKFNSGCGWPSFTRAIKDSVTEKKDKSHGMNRTEIRSKFGDSHLGHVFNDGPQSKGGMRYCINSASLRFVPLEKMVEQGYEDFVSLLKNT